The following are encoded together in the Monodelphis domestica isolate mMonDom1 chromosome 5, mMonDom1.pri, whole genome shotgun sequence genome:
- the IL22 gene encoding interleukin-22, with protein sequence MDTKLSFFRMESLALGFLLLALLAQGIEGAVVRSPCKLPKSEFHLNEISNQIVNMSQMASLEDMDTSTRFIDSSLFQDVATVDRCYVMKLVLDFALSEGVKPYGDKFQPYTQHVFNFLTSLKSKLSKCVMKFDNIHVLEKIAAMKNKLKQIGKDGGIKIVSELDLLFLYLKKSCS encoded by the exons ATGGACACCAAGCTGAGCTTCTTTCGAATGGAGTCCTTGGCTCTAGGCTTCCTTCTCCTGGCCCTGTTGGCTCAGGGAATAGAAGGCGCTGTTGTCAGATCTCCCTGCAAACTTCCAAAATCTGAGTTTCATCTAAACGAGATCAGTAACCAAATCGTCAACATGTCTCAAATG GCCAGTTTGGAAGATATGGATACCAGCACTCGATTCATTGACTCTTCCCTGTTCCAAGATGTTGCA ACCGTAGATCGCTGTTATGTCATGAAGCTTGTTCTGGACTTTGCCTTGAGTGAAGGAGTGAAGCCTTATGGAGACAAATTCCAGCCATACACGCAACATGTGTTTAACTTCCTGACTAGTCTTAAATCCAAGCTGAGCAAATGT GTTATGAAGTTTGATAACATTCATGTCCTGGAAAAAATCGCAGCCATGAAGAACAAACTAAAACAG aTAGGAAAAGATGGAGGGATAAAAATAGTCAGTGAACTGGATTTGCTGTTCCTATACCTGAAAAAAAGCTGTTCCTAA